GCCGTCAACGAGCGGGGGCCCGATGCGGATCGCGATCACGAACCAGAAGGGCGGGGTCGGGAAGACGACCACCGCGGTCAACCTGGCCACGGCCCTCGCGGCGAAGGGGCGCAGGACGCTCCTCGTCGACCTGGACCCCCAGGCGAACGCGACGACCGGGGTCGGGATCGACCACAGGGACCTCCCGGGGTCCGTGTACGACGTGATCGTCGCCGGCGCCGAAGCACGTTCGTTCATACGCCGGTCCGAGCATCCGAACCTGGACGTCCTGCCGTCCTCGATCGATCTGGCGGGCGCGGAACTCGAGCTGGTTTCGGCGCTGGCCCGGGAGACCAAGCTCCGGTCCGCCCTGGAACGGCTCTCGGACGACTACGACGTGATATTCATCGACTGCCCTCCCTCGCTCGGACTCCTGACCGTGAACGCCCTCACCGCGTCCGAGATGGTCCTCGTGCCGATCCAGTGCGAGTACTACGCTCTGGAGGGCCTGACCCAGCTGATCCGCAACGTAGACCTCGTCCGAGGCGGACTCAACCCGACCCTGGAGGTAGGCGCCATCGTCTTGACGATGTACGACGCCCGGACGAAACTCTCCGAGCAGGTGGCCGAGGAGGTGCGGAGCTACTTCGGCGACCGGGTCTTCGACACGGTGATCCCGAGGAGCGTCCGTCTGTCCGAGGCTCCCTCCTACGGGCAGCCCGCGGTGACCTTCGACCCGTCCAGTCGAGGGTCCATGGCGTACCGGTGGCTAGCCGACGAGTTCGACGCCAGGTTCTTTCCTCAGATTTCGGAGTACCCGACGGGGGAGCCCGAGCCGGGTCCGGACCTCGCTGAGGAAGCGCTCGGCCACGCCAACATTCAAGGAAGCGAGATGGACGGGGCAGACGACCTGTTCGGAGCGACTCCAGCCCGCCCGGACGGATCGCAAGGGGGGACCCTCCCTCATGATCGGCTCGAACCGGGGTCCGATGATGAGGACGCCGTCCCTCCTGAATCTCCAGGGGGTGACGATGCCTCGGAGAGGTGGGGCTCTCCGCCCGTGGAGGACCACACGCGCGCCCCGGACCAGGACGGGCGAGAGCTCCCTGGGAGCGCTTCGGCTGCCGGGTGGCTCGCTCTCGCGGCCGACCAGGTCGCAAGGTGGGTCCGGGTTCGCGGCCCACGTCCCGGCCGCATGTCAGGTCGCACAGCGTGGTAACGACGAGGCTGTTGGCGCACGAACACCACGGAGGGTGGTAATCGATGGACGCACCCGGAGAGAGGGCGAAGACGAGGCGAGCGGGACTCGGGCGCGGGCTGGGTGCTCTCCTCCCCGCGGCGGAGGGCGGGGACGCCCGTGTCATCGAGCTGGACATCGACCAGGTCAAGCCGAACCCACGTCAGCCGCGGCAGGACTTCGTCCAGGAGGACCTGGAGGAGCTGTCAGCGTCGATCCGGGAGCTGGGGCTCCTTCAGCCGGTGGTCGTCCGGCCGGCCGGGGGAGGGTACGAGCTCCTGGTCGGAGAGCGTCGGCTGCGGGCTTCAAAGCTGGCCGGGGTCCGGCGCATCCCGGCCATCGTCCGGGAGGCGGACGACCGGGAGGCGTTGGAGCAGGCCCTCGTGGAGAACCTGCAGCGCGCCGACCTGCACCCCTTGGAGGAGGCCCAGGCGTACCGCAACCTGGTCGACCTCTTCGAGCTCACGCAGGAGGAGGTCGCCCGACGGGTCGGGAAGGGGCGCGTCCACGTCACGAACACCTTGCGCCTGCTCGACCTCCCCGACACCATCCGGATGTTCGTATCGCAGGGAGCGTTGACCGCCGGGCATGCCAGGGCCCTCCTGCAGATCAAGGACGAGACGCTGCAGGAAGCCGTCGCCCGCCGGGCGGTCGAGGAGGGCCTCACCGTCCGTCAGGTCGAGGCCATCGCCCGCAAGAGCCAGGAAGGCGAGGGGAAGGGGCCCGGTCGCGGTCGGAGCGGTCAGCGACGCGCCAAGTTCCCCGACCTCGAGGACGCGCTGTCCGACCGGTTCTCGACCGAGGTCCAGATCGAGGTGGGACGGGGTCGCGGTCGGGTGGTGATCACCTTCGGCTCCCGCGACGACCTGGAGCGGATAGCGAGGATGCTCCTCGAGGGCTGAGCGCGATCAGGCCGTCACGGGAGAGCGGGCGAGCGCCGCGTCCACGACCGTCCGCACGAAGTCCTCGAAGCTCATGCCGGCCTCGGCGACCGCGAGCGGGAGGAGCGACGACTCGGTCACCCCGGGACACGGGTTGACCTCGAGAACCACCGGCTCCCCGTCGGAGACGATCATGTCGACGC
The Actinomycetota bacterium DNA segment above includes these coding regions:
- a CDS encoding ParA family protein; this translates as MRIAITNQKGGVGKTTTAVNLATALAAKGRRTLLVDLDPQANATTGVGIDHRDLPGSVYDVIVAGAEARSFIRRSEHPNLDVLPSSIDLAGAELELVSALARETKLRSALERLSDDYDVIFIDCPPSLGLLTVNALTASEMVLVPIQCEYYALEGLTQLIRNVDLVRGGLNPTLEVGAIVLTMYDARTKLSEQVAEEVRSYFGDRVFDTVIPRSVRLSEAPSYGQPAVTFDPSSRGSMAYRWLADEFDARFFPQISEYPTGEPEPGPDLAEEALGHANIQGSEMDGADDLFGATPARPDGSQGGTLPHDRLEPGSDDEDAVPPESPGGDDASERWGSPPVEDHTRAPDQDGRELPGSASAAGWLALAADQVARWVRVRGPRPGRMSGRTAW
- a CDS encoding ParB/RepB/Spo0J family partition protein; its protein translation is MDAPGERAKTRRAGLGRGLGALLPAAEGGDARVIELDIDQVKPNPRQPRQDFVQEDLEELSASIRELGLLQPVVVRPAGGGYELLVGERRLRASKLAGVRRIPAIVREADDREALEQALVENLQRADLHPLEEAQAYRNLVDLFELTQEEVARRVGKGRVHVTNTLRLLDLPDTIRMFVSQGALTAGHARALLQIKDETLQEAVARRAVEEGLTVRQVEAIARKSQEGEGKGPGRGRSGQRRAKFPDLEDALSDRFSTEVQIEVGRGRGRVVITFGSRDDLERIARMLLEG